Proteins encoded by one window of Blautia argi:
- a CDS encoding GTP pyrophosphokinase: MTLEEYYGNKFPLLKQGETYLKTLMETYPNFCNKDGLQAILYIKTRIKTPESMIEKLKRHGMKEDSQTALQHIHDALGVRVICSFVEDVYQIAKWLQERNEIQIMEKKDYIAYPKPNGYRSLHLIIRFATDDLKGITAEIQLRTIALDFWAALEHQIKYKHNVPHEEIIRSELKRCADEIASVDLSMQTIRDILQNDIWEQT; the protein is encoded by the coding sequence TTGACACTGGAAGAATATTATGGAAATAAATTTCCCTTATTAAAACAAGGAGAAACTTATTTAAAGACATTAATGGAAACCTACCCAAATTTCTGTAATAAAGATGGGTTGCAGGCAATTTTATATATTAAAACAAGAATCAAAACTCCTGAAAGTATGATAGAAAAATTAAAAAGACATGGAATGAAAGAAGATAGTCAGACTGCACTTCAACATATTCATGATGCACTGGGAGTCAGGGTAATTTGTTCTTTTGTGGAAGATGTATATCAAATTGCAAAGTGGCTACAGGAAAGAAATGAGATTCAGATCATGGAGAAGAAAGATTATATTGCTTATCCAAAACCTAATGGTTACAGAAGCCTTCATTTGATTATACGGTTTGCAACAGATGATTTGAAAGGTATTACTGCTGAGATTCAGCTTCGAACCATTGCTCTTGATTTTTGGGCGGCATTGGAACATCAGATAAAATATAAACATAATGTTCCTCATGAAGAAATCATTAGAAGTGAACTGAAAAGATGCGCGGATGAAATAGCTTCTGTAGATTTATCAATGCAGACGATTCGAGATATATTGCAAAATGATATATGGGAGCAGACATAA
- a CDS encoding phosphodiester glycosidase family protein — translation MFKYLKKHWSCILYGVALFGFTCYLLMDTFLISQVYRVAEKTEGQNIAGEDKQEETMAEASETSYEDGKISITLNEYREEDTTIYVADIVLSSPEYLKTAFAQNSYGKNVTEKTSEIAEEVNAILAINGDYYGAQKKGYVLRDGTLYRSEAEKDQEDLVIYEDGNFEIITEEEITAEELLEQGAKEILSFGPALIENGTISVTEKDEVGKAMASNPRTAIGIIDNLHYVFVVSDGRTEESEGLSLLELAEFMYSIGVETAYNLAGGGSSTMYFNGEVVNNPTTSGRSVKERSVSDIVCIGY, via the coding sequence ATGTTCAAATATTTAAAGAAGCATTGGAGCTGTATTCTATATGGTGTAGCGCTGTTTGGGTTCACCTGTTATCTGCTCATGGATACTTTTTTAATTTCACAAGTTTACCGTGTGGCAGAGAAAACAGAAGGGCAGAATATTGCCGGAGAAGATAAGCAGGAAGAAACTATGGCAGAGGCATCAGAAACCTCTTATGAAGATGGAAAGATTTCTATTACTCTGAATGAATACAGGGAGGAGGATACCACAATCTATGTAGCAGATATTGTACTTTCTTCTCCGGAATATCTTAAAACTGCTTTTGCACAAAATAGTTACGGAAAAAATGTAACAGAGAAAACTTCGGAAATTGCAGAGGAAGTCAATGCTATACTGGCAATTAACGGAGATTACTACGGCGCACAGAAAAAGGGCTATGTACTCCGAGATGGGACTTTATACCGCAGCGAAGCAGAAAAAGACCAGGAAGATCTGGTTATTTATGAAGATGGAAACTTTGAAATCATCACAGAAGAAGAGATTACCGCAGAAGAGCTTTTAGAACAAGGAGCAAAGGAAATATTGTCTTTCGGCCCTGCACTGATAGAAAATGGAACGATTTCTGTGACAGAAAAAGATGAGGTGGGAAAAGCCATGGCGAGCAATCCGAGAACAGCCATTGGAATCATAGATAATCTTCACTATGTGTTTGTGGTTTCTGATGGAAGAACAGAAGAAAGTGAAGGCTTATCGCTTTTAGAACTGGCAGAATTTATGTATAGTATTGGTGTAGAAACTGCATACAATTTGGCTGGTGGTGGTTCATCTACCATGTATTTCAACGGGGAAGTAGTCAATAATCCCACAACCAGTGGACGAAGCGTGAAGGAAAGGAGTGTGAGTGATATTGTCTGCATCGGGTATTGA
- a CDS encoding GtrA family protein: protein MVWKEAKNHPGCLVLGSRKIQKETPLKSRIGNQITRIAYMLITSVHIYDTQTGLRAFDKTLLPELLTIPGERYEYEMNVLLVCSRKKISLREIRIETIYINDNAGSHFNPLRDSYKIYKEIFRFSASSMVSFILDYGIYSLFLWLTASFSKSISLFLSNVMARILSGCFNYQVNRNLVFQEKTDSGRTAVQYVLLAAGILAGNTILLEVFIYLGMNQYIGKLCTELIFFIISWFIQRTFIFRRQRSGG from the coding sequence ATGGTATGGAAAGAGGCTAAAAACCATCCGGGATGTCTGGTTCTTGGAAGCAGAAAAATACAGAAGGAAACTCCCTTAAAAAGCAGGATAGGTAACCAGATTACCCGTATAGCCTATATGCTTATCACAAGTGTCCACATTTATGATACCCAGACAGGACTTCGTGCTTTTGATAAGACACTTCTTCCGGAATTGCTTACAATTCCGGGAGAACGGTATGAGTATGAAATGAATGTGTTATTAGTATGTTCCAGAAAAAAGATTTCTCTAAGGGAAATTAGGATTGAGACCATTTATATCAATGACAATGCCGGTTCTCATTTTAATCCTTTGAGAGATTCCTACAAGATTTATAAAGAGATTTTTAGGTTTTCTGCCTCATCTATGGTGAGTTTTATTCTTGACTATGGAATATACAGTCTGTTTCTTTGGTTGACTGCAAGTTTTTCAAAAAGTATTTCCTTGTTTCTTTCCAATGTAATGGCAAGAATCTTGAGTGGGTGTTTTAATTATCAGGTAAACCGTAATCTGGTTTTTCAAGAAAAAACAGATTCAGGGAGAACCGCTGTGCAGTACGTTTTGTTAGCAGCAGGAATTTTGGCAGGAAATACGATTCTTCTGGAAGTTTTCATATATCTTGGTATGAATCAGTATATAGGAAAACTTTGTACGGAACTGATATTTTTCATCATAAGCTGGTTTATTCAAAGGACATTCATATTCAGGCGGCAAAGAAGTGGAGGTTAA
- a CDS encoding glycosyltransferase yields the protein MSQYLKIALIPAYNPEECLIQVVQQLSEKGFWILIVDDGSDKEHKPIFQEIDDAGNVLILPHETNKGKGSALKTGMAYIQNHISENYVVVTADADGQTQSKRCRNGMERG from the coding sequence ATGAGCCAATACCTGAAAATTGCTTTGATTCCAGCATATAATCCGGAGGAGTGCCTGATTCAGGTAGTACAGCAATTAAGCGAAAAAGGTTTCTGGATTTTAATCGTAGATGATGGAAGTGACAAAGAACATAAGCCAATCTTTCAGGAAATAGACGATGCCGGAAATGTACTGATTCTGCCACATGAGACAAACAAGGGGAAAGGCAGCGCCTTAAAAACAGGGATGGCGTATATTCAAAATCACATATCCGAAAATTATGTGGTAGTGACTGCGGATGCAGACGGTCAAACACAGAGCAAAAGATGTAGAAATGGTATGGAAAGAGGCTAA
- a CDS encoding carbohydrate-binding domain-containing protein, translated as MAVNGGTYTLSSGDDGIHADVNATISGGNIDIAQSYEGIEGLSIDITGGEIAVQASDDGMNAAGGNDSSGTEGFRGGGDQFSSTDGAYINIAGGTLRVNASGDGIDSNGDVTVSGGETYVSGPTNDGNGTLDYSGIAQVTGGIFAASGSSGMAQSFDSSSTQGVIMVNVDAQEANTNIELLNSNGAELLNWTAEKQYSSIIVSCPEIEEGETYTVKAGTTEQSITMDSLVYGSNASGGGVPGNNDGKRGGRKEGGMQGGTDNGQLPGNMERPQGNTPPDAPSGENTDNGTSEGGSSL; from the coding sequence CTGGCTGTCAACGGAGGAACATATACATTATCGTCAGGAGATGACGGAATACATGCGGATGTTAATGCAACGATTTCCGGTGGGAACATAGATATCGCTCAAAGCTATGAAGGAATCGAAGGGTTAAGCATTGATATCACCGGTGGGGAGATTGCAGTGCAGGCATCTGATGACGGTATGAATGCTGCCGGCGGCAATGACAGCAGCGGTACAGAGGGATTCCGAGGAGGAGGCGATCAGTTTTCATCCACAGATGGCGCATATATCAATATTGCTGGAGGTACTCTTCGGGTCAATGCTTCCGGAGATGGCATCGACTCTAATGGGGATGTTACAGTTTCCGGAGGGGAAACTTATGTATCCGGTCCTACCAATGATGGAAATGGAACCTTAGATTATAGTGGAATAGCTCAAGTCACAGGTGGAATTTTTGCGGCTTCTGGTTCTTCTGGCATGGCACAAAGCTTTGACTCTTCTTCCACACAAGGAGTGATTATGGTAAACGTAGATGCGCAGGAGGCAAATACGAATATTGAACTGCTTAACAGCAACGGAGCAGAGCTTTTAAACTGGACAGCAGAAAAGCAATATTCTTCTATTATTGTAAGTTGTCCGGAAATCGAAGAAGGAGAAACTTACACAGTAAAAGCCGGAACAACAGAACAAAGTATCACCATGGATAGTCTTGTGTATGGAAGTAATGCTTCAGGTGGAGGAGTACCTGGAAATAACGACGGCAAAAGAGGAGGCAGGAAAGAAGGTGGCATGCAGGGTGGAACTGATAACGGGCAGTTGCCGGGAAATATGGAAAGACCTCAGGGAAATACACCGCCTGACGCTCCGTCCGGTGAGAATACAGATAACGGAACATCAGAAGGAGGTAGCAGCTTATGA